From the Onychomys torridus unplaced genomic scaffold, mOncTor1.1, whole genome shotgun sequence genome, the window atgaaattctgtcaatgtaatctaccatataaacacactgaaagaagaaaaccacatgatcacctcattagatgagaaaaagccttttataaaatcaaacaccccttcattataaaagCCCTGCAGAGATTAGAGATACAAGGGatatacctaaacacaataaaggcaatgtacagcaagcaaatgaccaacatcaaattaaatggacagaaactcaaagcaatccactaaaatcaggagcaagacaaggctggccactctcttcatatctatttaatatagtacttgaagtcttaactagaactgaaggagatcaaggggatataaattggaaaggaagaaatcagaaTATTACTAcccacagatgatatgataatataaataAACCAGCCAAAAAAAATTCTACTGGAGAACTCCTACATCTGATATACACGTTCAGCAAAGTGGtcagatacaagattaactcaaaaaaaatcagtagccctcttatatacaaacaataagcaggctgaaaaagaaatcaaggaaacaacacctttcacattagccacaaataatataaaatatcttggagtaactctaaccaagcaagtgaaagacttgtatgattaaaatcttcaagtctttttaaaattgaagaagatatgagaagatggaaagatctcccatgctcatggatgggtagcattaacatagtaaaaatggccttCCTACCGAAagaaatctatagattcaatgcaatttccatcaaaatcacaacacaatcTTCACATATCATGAAACAAtcctcaacttcatgtggaaaatcagaaaaaccaggatagctaaaacaatcctgaacaataaaagaactgccagATGTGTCATCATTCCTGACATCAAGTTGTACTAAAAAtatgtagtaataaaaactgcatggcattgtcataaaaacaaacacaatgatCAATGGTCTCAAATTGAAGATCCAAACATAAATCTGCACGCCTATGGACAgctgatttttaataaagaatccATAAATACACACTgtaaaaaagacagcatcttcaccaaatggtgctggccaaactggatggctgcatgtagaaaaTTCAAATAGATTCATACTTATCATCACTctatacaaaactcaagtccaagtgtattaaatacctcaacataaagccagataGACAAATGAAGTGGAAATAGCCtggaatacattggcacaggagaagactttctgaacagactACTAATAGTCaggtactaagatcaacaattaataagtgggacttcatgaaactgaaaagcttctgtaaggcaaaggatactgtcattCAAATttgtagcctacagaatgggaaaagattttcaccaactccacatctgacagatggctaatacccaaatatataaagaactcaagaaactagacatcaacaaaccaaacaatccaatttaaaaatgggatacagatctaaaaagaattctcaatggaggaatctcaaatggctgagaaacaaataaatattcaacATTCTTACCCATCAGGGAATGAAAATCAGAATGATCTGAGATTCtaccttacaccagtcagaatggctatgatcaaaacacaagttacagttcatgctggcaaggatgtgaagcaaggggaacacttctccattgctggtaggagtgcaaacttgtacagccattatggaaatcaacatggtaTAATTGGGAATGGATCTACCTCAAGAtgcagctatatcactcttgagcatatacccaaagcacgctccatcctaccacaaagacacttgctcaaccatgttcattgcagttttattcataatagccagaaaatggaaacaacctagatgtccctcaaccaaagtatagataaagaaaatgtggtacatttactcaatggagtattacttggctattagggaaaaaaattacatgatgaaatttgcaggcaaatggatggaactagaaaaaaattatcctaagtgaaataacccagacccagaaagaaattCTTTCTGGTATGTTATGTATCACTTATACATGAATATTAACTCTTAAGTAAATGataagctacaatccacagactcagtaAAGAAAGAGGAGTATAGGAGGGACACATAGCTCtcccttggaaggggaaatagaatagatattgtgGGTGGACAAGGGGCAGGTGGGAACTGGAACAGGGGGGATCAGGTAGGAGAAAGATGAAGAGAGAAATTACTGGGAAAGACACCTGGAAGCTAGCTAGGCCTCCTAGTAATGGGGGCTACAGAACTTGAACTGGCTATCTTCTTTAATcaggcaaagcttccagtggAGGAACCGGGACATCAACctaaccacaaaacctttgacctacaatttgtcctgcttgCAAGATGTGTTGGGGTAAAGGTGGAGCAGAATCTGTGAAAGTGGCCAACCAATAACTGGTTCAGCTTGAGaaccatgccatgagagggagcccacccctgacactgcctgaaggGACAGGAACCATAGGCTGGGTAGCCCACAGACTTAGGATAGAACCAAGCATGGCTGGCAaggaaaagtcaatgaaatgattcctaaggGCACTctgatatactcatagatcataGACCAGAGCCGAGATCATAActgtcattagagaggcttcatccagcaattgatgaTGGCAGTTGCAGAGACCctcagtcaaacattaggcagacctCAAGAAATCctacagaagagagggaggaagaattgtaagaaccagagggttcagggacaccacaagaaaacccatataGTCAgctaaccagggctcataggaggaaccagagactgaaccaataatcagggagcctgcatgggtctgacctaggccctctgcatgtatgttacagttgtgtagcttggtcttcttgtgcaactcctaatagtggaagaaggggctgtctctgactcttttacatGCTTttagacccttttcctcctactgggttgcctagtccagccttaatatgaggggaggctCCTAGCCTTATGGCAAGTTgatatgtgtagcatgaatcttagatggtcttattaataaaatcaaacctgaggccagttattggggtgaacactggaagatcagaaaagcagaacaagccacagctacctcaccttgccagttcctcagctgaacctgtttcctcagactggatgcctctcagctaaactgtgctgctccaaagcctaaaagcttaaccaggcaaaagcttaactaacttagttcctggtcctcacgccttatatacctttttgctttctgccatcactccctgagattaaaggtgtgagtcaccatgcttggctgtatccttgaacagatggattcctgcctctggaatgctaggaataaaggcgtgtgctaccactgcctatcctctatgtttaatattgtggctgttctgtctctgaccccagataagtttattagggtgcacagtatctcagggaatacaataccaccacagatatgCCATCTTTGGTTGACatcactgggaggcctgcccttttctgaagggaaacagaagaggggtggatctgggaaaaagcagaggtcagagggaaagactggggagaggagggagggaaactgtggttgggatataatatatgagagaagaataaataaatttttaaaaatccacatacacacaaaaataatcacacaacttaaataaaaacaaaaagcatgctccatgatttaaaaaaaaaaaaaaagcaaactctgaagcattttcaaaaatattttattgttgttttaatggGGGAGatgttgtctgcatgtatgtctataaacCACACTCatccaggaggccagaagagggcatccaaatgccctagaactggagttacaaatagttgtgagccactgtgctgTACTTGGGATTGAATCACATTCagctgtaagagcagccagtgcttttaaccaatgCACTACCTCTCCAGTCCTGAAAAAGATTGCGAACTAAAGAATGGACAGCACTTATTTGAAAAGGAAAGTCTAACAAGGATGCCACCTCTTAGTCAGAAGAGATCAATTGTTCCTTGGATCCAAAGTGAAATGACAAGAGAGTAGGAAAATTCACTTAATGATTCTGTGAAACTCTTGCAATCTTTACATTAAAGCCATAGGGAGTtctggctcagcaggaaaggttTTCCGGCTGTGAGAACCTAACAGTGGTGACATCTCCATCAGATCTGCCTTAGGTTGTCAGCAAAGGGCCTCATTGACTGATCTGTGGCTTCTGCAGCCTTGTGGCCCAGTTTCTGGAACTGAGGGAGAGAGCTTCTCACCTTTGTACAAAAACAAAGATTCCTTACATCATAAAATTTATCAATTTCGTCCCCAAGACCTCTAATCATTCGCTTTACCGgataaaactgttttgtttttattttgtcatgtgaGAGCGCCAGCTatccaggtgaagctccaggaatccaattgtcaagaaagaggagggactgtaagggcgtgaattgttgagaccaagattagagaggcacagggacaaatagccaaacgaatggaagcacatgaattatgaaccaaaggctgtagagcccctagctggatcaggccctctggataagtgagacaattgaatagcttgaactgtttgggaggcatccaggctgtgggaccgggacctgtccttagtgcatgagctggctgtttggaaccttgggcttacacagggacactttgctcagcctggaaggaggggactggacttgcctgtactgaatccaccaggtttaaatgaatccccaggtgagtcttggccctggaggagatgggaatggaggggaggggatggggggaaggtgggggtggggacgggagggggaaggacaggggaacccatggctgatctgtaaaattaaaacacaaatataattaaaaaaagaataaaactatttctgttccaacaaaaaaataaataaataaaattaaaattaaaaaaaattatcaatttctttttaatatctttAGTTGTTTAGTTTTGTTGGTTTGAAGGGGTAAGGCCATGGACTCTGGAAAGTACAAGGTTCCAGAAAAATAATCTAATTGAATACACATTGAATCCATTTCATACTGCCTTTATGTGCGTGGTTGTGGGCTTGTACACTAGAGCATGGGTATCTTCTCTGGGCCCACATtcctaaagaaaagtgactctccctctcccagtagcTATCAACTGCCCAATCTCCTCAGACAGGGGTGGGAATTCATGGAATTTTTTCTGGCCCCATTATGTTCAAGTCTtgtgcctgcagtcccagccctTGTGAGTTCATTGTGAAACTGCATTCTAGTGTCTAATACCCAGTAAACACTGTTTTTCTATAGACATCTACTTCCTTACCAGGAAGCACATGAAGTTTGGTGGGAAACATTAAGGATATATAGGGGAGGAATTGAAAATGGAATAGGGTGGATTAGATCCAAACAcatcatatgcatgtatgaatattaaataaaaatacttaatacataaaaataggtttgaaaaaaaatctaaccacaTGAATTCTCACCTTGGACTTTATTCCATCACTCAAACACTGGTAGCTAAGGTTACTCAACACTTAGAATGTTGCTAGGACAAGAGAAAAAGTTACCACCCAGATCTTAAAGAGTTTAAACAGTCAGATGTAAAATATCTCAACATCCTtatgctgatatatatatatatatatatatatatatatatatatatatatgatatgttgACTTGGTAAAATATATTGTCTAAATTGTTTATAAAGcagggtgtggtagtacacataTACGCCCAGCAAttgagaggtagaagcaagaatataaggaattcaaggccagcccaggctacaggagaccttgcctaaaaaacaataataaacaataaaatttgcCCCAGCCAGAGGGTTTCAACAGGGAGTgttgtgggagcgaatgaaagagacaggggacatgagagatggacagcaagacaagattctgatcaagctgcaatttttattttcctccgcaaggcttatatagcataggaggggagagggcaggaaggagggaaggggaagagacatgGAAGGCATGCAAGATGTGTGAgacatgcaggtcgtgcaactacaagatgtcggctaaggtcactggtcaggggccatttgttctgttgctaggctacctgaccatgaaatgctctttacattcggttgtcatggcacctgactgtggaatgtcttcttatctttgggagcctctggttagtaaacaggtgttactgctctagggaagggcagtgggcttatgacttgttctctggcttagctagtactttccatggttcatgtttggttcctgaaatcttggtccctaacaaaagtttaaaaaataaaactttaccCATTGACCCTAAAACTCCTAATATTAACAGGATCAGgattaaaagaaatgtttcacCTCTGAAATTTTTCTGTAGCTCATTTGTGATTTGCAACTAACTTTTCCAGCTTTGTAACCATAGTTTCAATAATTcctcaaaataagaaaacataataataatcatCAAACTAATGTTGTTAACAGATAAACAGTCATAAGTACTAATAATTTATCCTAAACACGGGTagtatacacatatttttataaatagttACATACAAGTCACATTAGAGTATGTCACAAGTAAAAGTTACCAACTAATATGCCAAAAGCAAATTCAGGAACCAGATTCTATGATTAGAGCTCCACAAGTTCAAGTTTCCCTTGCTTTAATAGTTTAATACCACTAGATCATATTTTCCCATATATTTTCCATTACTCAACTTGTTCAGTTATATATGTGTAAATCTATTATACATAAGAATATATCTTAATTTCTCATTGCCTGGTTATTTATGCCTCAGAAGAGTTCTTTAGATCTCTTCAAGTTGAAGCCATCTTCTCATCTTCCTATTCAATGCACTCCTCACTTCCTTGTTTCTCAAGGTGTAGATGAGTGGGTTGAGAGCAGGAGTGACCACACTGTACATGATGGCAATGACCCGGTCCTGATCCAGAGAGCTGCCTGAGGAGGGACGGATGTAGGTGAAGATAACAGGAGCATAGAAAAGAATAACAACCATGAAGTGAGAGGCACATGTGGACAGTGCTTTGTGGAGCATGCTGCAAGAACGGGTCTTGAGGAACAGATAGGTGATAATGTAGAAATAGGAGAGAAATGTCAGAAAAAAGGGGACTGAGGCAATGGTGCCTGTCACAGTGTTGAGCAGCCAAAGGTTGAGCTCGGTGTCTCCACAGGCCAGTTCCAGCAATGGCTTAACGTCACAGAAGAAATGATGGATATAGTTGGAACCACAGAAACTCAAACGAGATGTCATTACAGAGTGAAGCAGAGCATGTAGAAAAGCAATGGTCCAGATGATGACAGCCATTAGGATACAGAGCTGGCGATTCATGATGACAAAATAGTGAAGTGGTTTGCAGATTGCCACAAAGCGATCAAATGCCATCACTGCCAGCAGCAGGGACTCTGTGGTGCCCAGAAAGTGGAAGAAATGAAGCTGAGTTATGCATCCCAAAAAGGAAATAGCTTTGCTTATGGAGAGGAAGTTCTCCAGCATCTTTGGCACTGTCACGGTGGAGTAGCAGATATCTAGACATGCTAGGTTTCCCAGGAAGAAATACATAGGTGAGTGGAGTCTTGGATCTGAAATGATGATCATCAGGATGGCTCCATTCCCAGTTATATTGACAGAGTAGATGGCGataaaaacagcaaaaagaaaaggttGTGGTTCCTGTATGTCTGTCACTCCCAGCAG encodes:
- the LOC118575917 gene encoding olfactory receptor 12D2-like — protein: MLNQTSVTEFFLLGVTDIQEPQPFLFAVFIAIYSVNITGNGAILMIIISDPRLHSPMYFFLGNLACLDICYSTVTVPKMLENFLSISKAISFLGCITQLHFFHFLGTTESLLLAVMAFDRFVAICKPLHYFVIMNRQLCILMAVIIWTIAFLHALLHSVMTSRLSFCGSNYIHHFFCDVKPLLELACGDTELNLWLLNTVTGTIASVPFFLTFLSYFYIITYLFLKTRSCSMLHKALSTCASHFMVVILFYAPVIFTYIRPSSGSSLDQDRVIAIMYSVVTPALNPLIYTLRNKEVRSALNRKMRRWLQLEEI